A single region of the Arthrobacter sp. PAMC25564 genome encodes:
- the nrdE gene encoding class 1b ribonucleoside-diphosphate reductase subunit alpha, giving the protein MPAAYQGLGYHELNAMLNLYGPNGEIQFGADREAAHQYFLQHVNNNTVFFHDLEEKLDYLVKNEYYERETLDQYTMNFIRELYQRAYKKKFRFETFLGAFKFYTSYTLKTFDGKRFLERYEDRVCMVALHLARGDEQLATQMVDEIIEGRFQPATPTFLNAGKKQRGELVSCFLLRIEDNMESIGRSINSALQLSKRGGGVAFALTNIREVGAPIKQIENQSSGVIPVMKLLEDSFSYANQLGARQGAGAVYLHAHHPDIYRFLDTKRENADEKIRIKTLSLGVVIPDITFELAKKDEDMYLFSPYDVERVYGMPFSDVSVTEKYYEMVDDSRIKKTKIKAREFFQTLAEIQFESGYPYIMFEDTVNRENPIDGKIIMSNLCSEILQVSQPTTYHEDLSYDQTGKDISCNLGSLNIAKAMDSPDFGLTIETAIRALSAVSDMSNIVSVPSIARGNDQSHAIGLGQMNLHGYLARERVHYGSEEGIDFTNIYFYSVVFHAVRASNQLAIRTGQTFGGFEKSKYASGEFFDKYTNQEWVPQTAKVAELFKNIHIPTQDDWRELKASVMEHGIYNQNLQAVPPTGSISYINNSTSSIHPVASKIEIRKEGKLGRVYYPAPYLTNDNLEYYQDAYEIGYEKVIDTYAAATQHVDQGLSLTLFFKDTATTRDINKAQIYAWRKGIKTIYYIRLRQLALEGTEVEGCVSCAL; this is encoded by the coding sequence ATGCCGGCCGCTTACCAGGGTCTGGGCTACCACGAGCTCAACGCCATGCTGAACCTGTACGGGCCGAACGGCGAGATCCAGTTCGGGGCCGACCGCGAGGCTGCCCACCAGTACTTCCTGCAGCATGTGAACAACAACACCGTGTTCTTCCACGACCTCGAGGAGAAGCTCGACTACCTCGTGAAGAACGAGTACTACGAGCGCGAAACCCTCGACCAGTACACGATGAACTTCATCCGCGAGCTCTACCAGCGCGCGTACAAGAAGAAGTTCCGCTTCGAGACCTTCCTGGGCGCCTTCAAGTTCTACACCTCCTACACGCTCAAGACGTTCGACGGCAAGCGCTTCCTGGAGCGCTACGAGGACCGCGTCTGCATGGTGGCCCTGCACCTGGCCCGCGGCGACGAGCAACTCGCCACCCAGATGGTCGACGAGATCATCGAGGGCCGCTTCCAGCCGGCCACCCCGACGTTCCTGAACGCCGGGAAGAAGCAGCGCGGCGAGCTGGTCTCCTGCTTCCTGCTCCGCATCGAAGACAACATGGAGTCGATCGGCCGGTCCATCAACTCCGCCCTGCAGCTCTCCAAGCGCGGCGGCGGCGTGGCGTTCGCGCTGACCAACATCCGCGAGGTCGGCGCGCCGATCAAGCAGATCGAGAACCAGTCCTCCGGCGTCATCCCCGTGATGAAGCTCCTCGAGGACAGCTTCTCCTACGCCAACCAGCTCGGTGCCCGCCAGGGCGCGGGAGCGGTGTACCTGCACGCGCACCACCCGGACATCTACCGCTTCCTGGACACCAAGCGGGAGAACGCGGACGAGAAGATCCGCATCAAGACCCTCTCGCTCGGCGTCGTGATCCCGGACATCACCTTCGAGCTGGCCAAGAAGGACGAGGACATGTACCTGTTCTCGCCGTACGACGTCGAACGCGTCTACGGGATGCCGTTCTCCGACGTCTCGGTCACCGAGAAGTACTACGAGATGGTGGACGATTCCCGGATCAAGAAGACCAAGATCAAGGCGCGCGAGTTCTTCCAGACCCTCGCGGAGATCCAGTTCGAATCGGGCTACCCGTACATCATGTTCGAGGACACCGTGAACCGGGAAAACCCGATCGACGGCAAGATCATCATGTCCAACCTGTGCTCCGAGATCCTCCAGGTCTCCCAGCCCACCACGTACCACGAGGACCTGTCCTACGACCAGACCGGCAAGGACATCTCCTGCAACCTGGGCTCGCTGAACATCGCCAAGGCGATGGACTCGCCGGACTTCGGCCTGACCATCGAGACCGCCATCCGTGCGCTCTCGGCGGTCTCGGACATGTCCAACATCGTCTCGGTGCCCTCGATTGCCCGCGGCAATGACCAGAGCCACGCGATCGGCCTGGGCCAGATGAACCTGCACGGCTACCTGGCCCGCGAGCGGGTGCACTACGGCTCCGAAGAGGGCATCGACTTCACCAACATCTACTTCTACTCGGTGGTGTTCCACGCAGTCCGGGCTTCCAACCAGCTGGCCATCCGGACCGGCCAGACCTTCGGCGGCTTCGAGAAGTCCAAGTACGCCTCGGGCGAGTTCTTCGACAAGTACACCAACCAGGAATGGGTCCCGCAGACGGCGAAGGTTGCGGAGCTGTTCAAGAACATCCACATCCCCACGCAGGATGACTGGCGCGAGCTGAAGGCTTCCGTTATGGAGCACGGCATCTACAACCAGAACCTGCAGGCCGTCCCGCCGACCGGCTCGATCAGCTACATCAACAACTCCACCTCCTCGATCCACCCGGTGGCGTCCAAGATCGAAATCCGCAAGGAAGGCAAGCTGGGCCGCGTGTACTACCCGGCGCCGTACCTGACGAACGACAACCTGGAGTACTACCAGGACGCGTACGAGATCGGCTACGAGAAGGTCATCGACACCTACGCCGCCGCCACGCAGCACGTGGACCAGGGCCTGTCCCTGACGCTGTTCTTCAAGGACACCGCCACCACGCGCGACATCAACAAGGCCCAGATCTATGCCTGGCGCAAGGGTATCAAGACCATCTACTACATCCGTCTCCGCCAGCTCGCGCTGGAAGGGACCGAGGTTGAGGGCTGTGTCAGCTGCGCACTTTAG
- the nrdF gene encoding class 1b ribonucleoside-diphosphate reductase subunit beta gives MTEKVKLLSHVEAINWNRIQDDKDVDVWNRLVNNFWLPEKVPLSNDVQSWATLTPDEQQLTMRVFTGLTLLDTIQGTVGAVSLIPDAITPHEEAVYTNIAFMESVHAKSYSSIFSTLASTKEIDEAFRWSTENENLQKKAQIVMDYYQGDDPLKRKVASTLLESFLFYSGFYLPMYWSSRAKLTNTADLIRLIIRDEAVHGYYIGYKFQKGLEKCSEERKQEIKDYTFELLFELYENEVQYTHDLYDSVGLAEDVKKFLHYNANKALMNLGYEAMFPASVTDVSPAILSALSPNADENHDFFSGSGSSYVIGKAVNTEDDDWDF, from the coding sequence ATGACCGAGAAGGTCAAGCTGCTTAGTCACGTCGAAGCGATCAACTGGAACCGCATCCAGGATGACAAGGATGTGGATGTCTGGAACCGGCTGGTCAACAACTTCTGGCTGCCGGAGAAGGTGCCGCTGTCCAACGACGTGCAGTCGTGGGCGACGCTGACCCCGGACGAGCAGCAGCTCACCATGCGCGTATTCACCGGGCTGACCCTGCTGGACACCATCCAGGGCACCGTCGGCGCCGTCTCGCTGATTCCGGATGCGATCACGCCGCATGAAGAGGCTGTGTACACGAACATCGCCTTCATGGAGTCCGTGCACGCCAAGAGCTACTCCTCGATCTTCTCCACGCTGGCCTCCACCAAGGAGATCGATGAGGCGTTCCGCTGGTCCACCGAGAACGAGAACCTTCAGAAGAAGGCCCAGATCGTCATGGACTACTACCAGGGCGACGACCCCCTGAAGCGCAAGGTGGCCTCCACGCTGCTGGAGAGCTTCCTGTTCTACTCGGGCTTCTACCTGCCGATGTACTGGTCCTCACGGGCCAAGCTGACGAACACTGCCGACCTGATCCGCCTGATCATCCGCGACGAGGCCGTGCACGGCTACTACATCGGCTACAAGTTCCAGAAGGGCCTCGAGAAGTGCTCCGAGGAGCGCAAGCAGGAAATCAAGGACTACACCTTCGAGCTGCTCTTCGAGCTGTACGAGAACGAAGTCCAGTACACGCACGACCTGTACGACTCCGTCGGCCTGGCCGAGGACGTCAAGAAGTTCCTGCACTACAACGCCAACAAGGCCCTGATGAACCTGGGCTACGAGGCCATGTTCCCGGCTTCTGTCACCGACGTGAGCCCGGCGATCCTCTCGGCCCTGTCGCCGAATGCGGACGAGAACCATGACTTCTTCTCGGGGTCGGGGTCTTCATATGTGATTGGTAAGGCTGTCAATACTGAGGATGACGACTGGGACTTCTAG
- a CDS encoding ATP-binding protein, which yields MSLIEREESHFWDVKSQQAKGSVIQKIAVALANGDGGEFALGIEDVKTSVVSLERWQGYGSIEELNPVHQALSQDCEPPLPYSVDYLEIEGQENRGFVCLVTITKSGDVHYTAGGKVYVRHHAASTEITGQEIVNLSLSKGAVSYEDQELGDYFLEEAAEEQELKDFLLSISPAMRPEDFLRRERLYNRKTEGMKVSAALLFAEHPQSILSKRCGIKIARYETDLEEANRDYLKGVPRSLEGPARSLIDQALDAVSEEIQAVQTRDSSGQLVPTRYPPETLKEIIVNAVIHRDYNLADDILIYIFNNRVEVHSPGKLPGHITLQNIFTDRASRNGTVVRLLNKYPDPPNKDIGEGLQTAFAKMKEAKLKDPEFRFEGNYFVVRIGHTPLARPEELILEYLESHDEITNKAAREITGIHSENLVKQRFYNLQKAGSLEKVPGKKGSLSAWRRVALSLNAAPVEQPSSGAQQLSFDLAAGQDPEPKAVSAARISGQRRQPSKQPRRKRLKLQ from the coding sequence GTGAGCTTGATTGAACGCGAGGAATCACACTTCTGGGACGTGAAGAGCCAGCAGGCTAAGGGGTCGGTTATTCAGAAGATCGCCGTTGCTTTAGCAAATGGTGATGGCGGGGAATTTGCGCTCGGAATCGAAGACGTGAAGACGTCAGTCGTAAGCTTGGAACGCTGGCAAGGCTATGGCTCCATCGAGGAGCTGAACCCCGTCCATCAGGCGTTGTCTCAAGACTGCGAGCCGCCGCTTCCCTACTCAGTGGACTATCTGGAAATTGAGGGGCAAGAGAACCGGGGGTTCGTGTGCCTGGTGACCATCACGAAGAGTGGAGATGTTCACTACACCGCCGGTGGAAAGGTGTACGTCCGGCACCACGCTGCGTCCACGGAGATCACCGGGCAAGAGATCGTGAACCTGAGCCTGTCTAAAGGCGCAGTTTCATACGAGGATCAGGAACTGGGCGATTACTTCCTGGAGGAGGCGGCTGAGGAGCAGGAACTCAAGGACTTTCTTTTGAGCATCAGCCCTGCAATGAGGCCCGAGGACTTCCTTCGGCGTGAGAGGTTGTACAACCGAAAAACAGAGGGCATGAAGGTATCGGCGGCCCTGCTCTTCGCCGAACATCCGCAGAGCATTCTCAGCAAGAGATGTGGAATCAAAATAGCTCGGTATGAAACCGACCTGGAAGAGGCAAATCGGGACTACCTGAAGGGTGTTCCGCGTTCTTTGGAAGGCCCTGCGCGAAGCCTGATCGACCAAGCACTGGATGCTGTTTCTGAGGAGATTCAAGCGGTCCAAACTAGGGATTCGTCGGGACAACTAGTGCCAACGCGGTATCCGCCTGAAACATTGAAAGAGATCATTGTTAACGCGGTCATCCACCGGGACTATAACTTAGCGGATGATATTCTCATTTACATTTTTAATAACAGGGTCGAAGTGCACAGCCCAGGCAAGCTCCCCGGCCACATTACACTCCAGAATATCTTCACCGACCGCGCATCCAGAAATGGCACCGTCGTCCGGCTGCTCAACAAGTATCCTGACCCGCCGAACAAAGACATTGGCGAAGGTCTTCAGACTGCTTTCGCGAAAATGAAAGAGGCAAAGCTAAAGGATCCTGAGTTTAGGTTTGAGGGTAATTACTTTGTGGTGAGGATTGGGCATACGCCTCTGGCCCGGCCAGAAGAACTCATCTTGGAATATTTAGAGAGCCATGACGAGATCACCAATAAAGCAGCGCGGGAGATAACAGGGATTCATTCCGAAAACCTCGTCAAACAACGGTTTTACAATTTGCAAAAAGCAGGAAGCCTCGAAAAGGTTCCGGGCAAGAAGGGCTCGCTGTCCGCATGGCGGAGAGTGGCCCTATCGTTGAACGCGGCTCCAGTGGAGCAACCGTCATCTGGGGCGCAGCAGCTTTCGTTTGACCTGGCGGCAGGACAAGACCCAGAGCCCAAGGCAGTAAGTGCCGCCCGAATCAGTGGACAGCGGCGGCAACCGTCAAAGCAACCACGCAGGAAGCGCCTGAAACTTCAATGA
- a CDS encoding 5'-nucleotidase: protein MSKLDDVLVIGIASSALFNLSEGHCIFTDEGVDAYRAYQLKNRDSILNPGTAFEFVRKILALNDLAFDRRLVEVVLLSRNSPDTGRRIMTSIKYYGLDISRAVFTQGRSPYVYHEAFEIDLFLSENDSDVREAIKLGCPAGRVYPAREPLLPALIEHSLTIAFDFDGVLADDSSEKVYAEGDLQSFLIHEVDNMDVPAIDGPIKPFFMAIAAIQARETQRKDSDSTYQRRLRSSIVTARNSPADLRVLNTLESWGVTVDDAFFLGGLKKGPVLSVLKPDIFFDDQKVHIEDAAKHTMSAHVVFGVRNEKSSAPVHTERPARVSR, encoded by the coding sequence ATGTCAAAGCTGGATGATGTACTAGTAATTGGAATAGCCTCAAGCGCCCTATTCAATTTGAGCGAAGGGCATTGCATCTTTACGGACGAAGGGGTGGACGCATACCGCGCCTATCAGCTGAAGAATCGGGACTCAATCCTCAACCCCGGTACTGCGTTCGAATTTGTGAGAAAGATCCTGGCTCTGAACGATCTCGCCTTCGATAGGAGACTTGTCGAAGTAGTGCTCCTATCCAGAAATAGTCCCGATACTGGTCGTAGGATAATGACATCCATCAAATATTACGGTCTAGACATTTCGCGAGCAGTCTTCACACAGGGGCGTTCACCGTACGTTTATCACGAAGCCTTCGAAATTGATCTATTCCTGTCAGAAAACGACAGTGACGTACGTGAAGCGATCAAGCTAGGGTGTCCTGCGGGAAGAGTGTATCCCGCCCGGGAGCCCCTGCTACCTGCCCTGATCGAGCATTCACTGACCATCGCGTTCGACTTTGACGGCGTACTTGCGGATGACTCGTCTGAGAAAGTCTATGCGGAGGGTGATCTCCAGAGTTTTCTCATTCATGAAGTCGACAATATGGACGTACCTGCAATTGATGGACCCATCAAGCCGTTTTTCATGGCCATTGCTGCAATTCAGGCCCGAGAAACTCAGAGAAAGGATTCCGACTCAACCTACCAACGCCGCCTCCGATCTTCCATCGTTACGGCCCGGAACAGCCCTGCCGACCTCCGAGTACTCAACACGCTTGAGTCTTGGGGGGTAACCGTTGACGACGCTTTCTTCCTGGGTGGACTTAAAAAGGGCCCTGTATTGAGCGTGCTGAAACCAGACATCTTCTTCGACGACCAAAAGGTTCACATCGAGGACGCTGCAAAGCACACGATGTCAGCCCACGTGGTATTCGGCGTCAGAAATGAAAAATCTTCTGCACCGGTCCACACTGAAAGGCCAGCGAGGGTTTCTCGCTAA
- a CDS encoding type I restriction endonuclease subunit R — protein MALELLAEPLGWRPVSGQDITPGTGERDSWDELLIRPRLLAALQRFNPTVPVQYLQQALAEIASPKSNDAITENHRIHNYLVDGYRLSYIDSDGNEANPTIHLLSADPDQNDWLAVNQVTLVQGDYKRRFDVVLYCNGMPVSIIELKKAGSATADVAAAHAQLQTYLREFPLAFRFCVFTLASDGIQAKYGTPFTPLNHFSLWNVDDDGVPVAPGFMEDGEAVTALETALNGLYNVDRFLQLTRNFTAFDGGPDGLSKRIAKPHQYFAVTKAVGSAIQAVASNGKAGVVWHTQGSGKSMEMELYANLVARSPQLKNPTVVVITDRNELDGQLFEGFDRSLLLAESPKQIRKRSELRDELSNRTTGGIYFTTLQKFGRSKSEKDAGTDHPLLSDRRNIIVVVDEAHRSHYDDLDGYARHLRDALPHATLIAFTGTPISFDDRNTQDVFGEYIDIYDLSRAVEDGATVPVYFEPRLIKVELASGVTEEVLDQAADEATLGLDDTERARIEASVAVVNAVYGAPQRTAALAADLVAHWENRRARMGKFIEAPGKAMIVGGTREICAKLYTAIVELRPEWHSDDLAKGKIKVVYSGTASDVPPVSDHVRRDSLNATVKERLKDVDDELELVIVKDMMLTGYDSPPLHTLYLDRPLKGALLMQTLARVNRTFRGKQDGLLVAYAPLAENLAKALGEYTQSDRTNKPVGRNVDEAVGAALGLVDSLRGLLAGYDWKGVLLKGGPKAFLNAVTGAVSYLRSPGTPGNRPAEGEESLAAKYRRFSSQLSRAWALCSGSDTLAELRPEIQVYEEIRVWMAKYDAADRQASGEPVPEEIQRLLGDLIASATSSGEVLDIYEAAGMPKPSLDDLTPEFIAKTQQARNPQLAIEALRKLIADESAKTTRNNVIRQRAFSERITELMKKYTNQQLTSAEVIAELVELAREVAAEGNRGSRFTPPLNSDELAFYDAVASNESAVAVQGEGKLAEIARQLVGVMQRDVRTDWTVRDDVRAKLRSSIKRLLVLNGYPPDKQPEAIKLVMEQMESMAPRFAEARA, from the coding sequence ATGGCCCTGGAGCTCCTGGCCGAGCCGCTCGGCTGGCGGCCGGTTTCCGGGCAGGACATCACGCCCGGCACCGGCGAGCGGGACTCCTGGGACGAGCTGCTGATCCGGCCCCGGCTGCTGGCCGCCCTGCAGCGGTTCAACCCGACGGTCCCGGTCCAGTACCTGCAGCAGGCCCTCGCGGAGATCGCCTCGCCCAAGTCCAACGACGCCATCACCGAGAACCACCGGATCCACAACTACCTCGTGGACGGCTACCGGCTCAGCTACATCGACTCGGACGGCAACGAGGCCAACCCCACCATCCACCTGCTCAGTGCCGACCCGGACCAGAACGACTGGCTCGCCGTCAACCAGGTCACCCTGGTGCAGGGCGACTACAAACGCCGCTTCGACGTCGTGCTCTACTGCAACGGCATGCCGGTGAGCATCATCGAGCTGAAGAAGGCCGGCAGCGCCACGGCCGACGTCGCCGCCGCGCACGCCCAGCTGCAGACCTACCTGCGCGAGTTCCCCCTGGCGTTCCGCTTCTGCGTGTTCACGCTCGCCTCGGACGGGATCCAGGCAAAGTACGGCACGCCGTTCACTCCCCTCAACCACTTCTCGCTGTGGAACGTCGACGACGACGGCGTGCCCGTCGCGCCCGGGTTCATGGAAGACGGCGAGGCCGTGACGGCGCTGGAGACCGCGCTCAACGGGCTCTACAACGTGGACCGTTTCCTGCAGCTGACGCGCAATTTCACCGCGTTCGACGGCGGCCCGGACGGGCTGAGCAAGCGCATCGCCAAGCCGCACCAGTATTTCGCCGTGACCAAGGCTGTGGGAAGCGCCATCCAGGCGGTGGCCAGCAACGGCAAGGCCGGCGTCGTCTGGCACACCCAGGGCTCGGGCAAGTCCATGGAGATGGAGCTCTACGCCAATCTGGTGGCCCGGAGCCCCCAGCTCAAGAACCCGACCGTCGTCGTCATCACGGACCGCAATGAACTCGACGGCCAGCTGTTCGAGGGCTTTGACCGGAGCCTGCTGCTGGCCGAGTCCCCCAAGCAGATCCGCAAGCGCTCCGAACTCCGGGACGAACTGAGCAACCGGACCACCGGTGGCATCTACTTCACCACGCTGCAGAAGTTCGGCCGCAGCAAGTCGGAGAAGGACGCCGGCACCGACCACCCGCTGCTGTCCGACCGGCGCAACATCATCGTGGTAGTGGACGAGGCACACCGTTCCCACTACGACGACCTGGACGGCTACGCCCGGCACCTCCGCGACGCGCTGCCGCACGCGACGCTGATCGCGTTCACCGGGACGCCGATCTCCTTTGATGACCGCAACACCCAGGACGTGTTCGGCGAGTACATCGACATCTACGACCTCTCCCGGGCGGTGGAGGACGGCGCCACGGTGCCGGTGTACTTCGAGCCGCGGCTGATCAAGGTGGAACTGGCTTCCGGCGTCACCGAGGAGGTCCTGGACCAGGCTGCCGACGAGGCCACGCTGGGCCTGGACGATACCGAGCGGGCGCGCATCGAGGCGAGTGTCGCCGTCGTGAACGCCGTCTACGGCGCGCCGCAGCGGACCGCGGCGCTGGCCGCGGACCTGGTGGCGCACTGGGAGAACCGCCGCGCCCGGATGGGCAAGTTCATCGAGGCGCCGGGCAAGGCGATGATCGTGGGCGGCACTCGGGAAATTTGCGCGAAGCTGTACACGGCGATTGTGGAACTGCGGCCCGAGTGGCATTCCGACGACCTCGCCAAAGGCAAGATCAAGGTGGTCTACTCCGGCACCGCGTCCGATGTGCCGCCGGTGTCCGACCACGTGCGCCGCGACTCGCTGAATGCCACGGTGAAGGAGCGGCTCAAGGATGTGGACGACGAGCTGGAACTGGTGATCGTCAAGGACATGATGCTCACCGGTTACGACTCCCCGCCCCTGCATACGCTGTACCTGGACCGGCCGCTCAAGGGCGCGCTGCTGATGCAGACCCTGGCCCGGGTGAACCGCACCTTCCGCGGCAAGCAGGACGGGCTGCTGGTGGCGTATGCGCCGCTGGCGGAGAACCTGGCCAAGGCGCTGGGCGAATACACGCAGTCGGACCGGACGAATAAGCCGGTGGGGCGGAATGTGGATGAAGCGGTAGGCGCTGCCCTTGGCCTGGTGGATTCCCTGCGGGGGCTGCTGGCCGGTTACGACTGGAAGGGTGTGCTGCTGAAGGGCGGCCCGAAGGCGTTCCTGAACGCCGTCACCGGGGCCGTCAGTTACCTGCGGAGCCCTGGCACGCCCGGCAACCGGCCGGCTGAGGGCGAAGAGTCGCTGGCCGCGAAGTACCGCAGGTTCTCCAGCCAGCTGTCCCGGGCGTGGGCGCTGTGCTCGGGGTCCGATACGCTGGCCGAGCTGAGGCCGGAGATCCAGGTGTACGAGGAGATCCGCGTCTGGATGGCGAAGTACGACGCGGCCGACCGGCAGGCCAGCGGCGAGCCGGTGCCGGAGGAGATCCAGCGGCTCCTGGGTGACCTGATCGCGTCGGCGACCTCCTCCGGGGAAGTGCTGGACATCTATGAGGCCGCGGGCATGCCGAAGCCATCCTTGGACGATCTGACGCCGGAGTTCATCGCCAAGACCCAGCAGGCCCGGAACCCGCAGCTGGCCATCGAGGCCCTGCGGAAGCTGATCGCCGACGAGTCGGCGAAGACGACGCGCAACAACGTGATCCGGCAGCGGGCGTTCTCCGAGCGGATCACCGAGCTGATGAAGAAGTACACCAACCAGCAACTGACGTCCGCAGAGGTGATCGCGGAGCTGGTGGAGCTGGCGCGTGAAGTGGCCGCCGAAGGCAACCGGGGATCCCGGTTCACTCCCCCGCTGAATTCGGACGAGCTGGCGTTCTACGACGCCGTGGCTTCCAATGAATCGGCCGTGGCAGTCCAGGGCGAAGGGAAGCTGGCGGAGATCGCGCGGCAGCTCGTTGGCGTCATGCAGCGCGATGTGCGCACCGACTGGACGGTCCGGGACGATGTCCGGGCCAAGCTGCGCTCGTCGATCAAGCGGCTCCTGGTCCTCAACGGCTACCCGCCGGACAAGCAGCCGGAGGCCATCAAGCTGGTCATGGAGCAGATGGAGTCTATGGCCCCGCGGTTTGCCGAGGCGCGAGCGTAA
- a CDS encoding PDDEXK nuclease domain-containing protein has translation MASAASFESTPAKSSMPDWYPELLASVSTEVRSGRSRAVSAANREMLLSYWSIGNELAKRESAQGWGSRVVTRLSADVRSAFPEARGFSPRNLRYMKSFAEAWPNFPMLQAPLATLPWYHQIALLEKLSDPETRLWYAAAAVEHGWSRTVLVHQIEGKLHARAGKAITNFKATLPPSDSDLAQQSFKDPYVFDFVSMTGKRNERELEGQLVLHVENFLLELGQGFAFVGRQYRLTIGEDEFFADLLFYNFRLRCFVVVELKATAFKPEYLGQINMYMSAVDDLLARADDQPTIGLLLCKTKNNVVAEYSLRGFSKPIGIAEWESEIVKSLPEEFASSLPSISELEAELSGDNSE, from the coding sequence ATGGCATCAGCAGCGTCGTTTGAATCAACGCCCGCGAAGTCCAGCATGCCGGATTGGTACCCGGAGCTGCTGGCGTCCGTATCCACCGAGGTCCGTTCGGGTCGTTCCAGGGCAGTTTCAGCCGCCAACCGGGAGATGCTGCTGTCCTACTGGTCGATTGGCAACGAGTTGGCCAAGCGGGAGTCTGCGCAAGGATGGGGCAGTAGAGTGGTCACGCGGCTCTCGGCTGACGTCCGCTCGGCCTTTCCTGAGGCAAGAGGATTCTCGCCGCGAAATCTCCGCTACATGAAGTCGTTCGCTGAAGCGTGGCCGAACTTTCCAATGTTGCAAGCGCCGCTTGCAACATTGCCTTGGTACCACCAAATCGCCCTGCTAGAGAAGCTCAGCGACCCGGAGACCCGCCTCTGGTACGCGGCTGCGGCCGTCGAACATGGCTGGTCCCGGACCGTGCTGGTCCACCAAATCGAAGGCAAGCTCCACGCGCGCGCCGGCAAGGCGATCACCAACTTCAAGGCGACCTTGCCGCCGTCGGACTCCGACCTGGCCCAGCAGTCCTTCAAGGACCCGTATGTCTTCGACTTCGTGTCTATGACCGGCAAACGGAACGAACGCGAGCTTGAGGGCCAGCTAGTCCTGCACGTCGAAAACTTCCTTCTGGAACTCGGCCAGGGCTTCGCCTTCGTGGGCCGGCAGTACCGTTTGACGATCGGCGAGGACGAGTTCTTCGCCGATCTGCTGTTCTACAACTTCAGGCTGCGCTGCTTCGTGGTGGTCGAGCTGAAGGCCACCGCCTTCAAGCCCGAGTATCTGGGCCAGATCAACATGTACATGTCCGCCGTGGACGATCTCCTGGCCCGTGCTGACGACCAGCCGACCATCGGGCTGCTGCTGTGCAAGACCAAGAACAATGTGGTGGCTGAGTACTCCCTACGTGGATTCTCCAAACCGATCGGCATCGCCGAATGGGAATCCGAGATCGTGAAGTCGCTGCCCGAGGAGTTCGCCTCCAGCCTTCCCAGCATCAGCGAACTCGAAGCCGAACTTTCAGGCGATAATTCAGAGTGA